TTCACTGCGGTCCGCTGCGCTTCAAGTCCTCGATCTCGTCCCGAAGCTGCGCCATCGTCTCCGCGAGGAAGCCGAGGATGAAGAGGAGAAGGCCTCCCACGACCAGGAGAAGCACGAGCGTGAGCAGCGGACGGTACCCGAGGCCGAACCCGAACCGCAGGACGAGCGCCGCGAGCCCGGTGGCGCAGCCAGCGGCGATCATCGCGAGGCCGCTCGTGCCGAAGAAGAGCAGCGGCTTGCGCCCGAACACGAGCTGGAACCACACGGAGACCATGTCCAGCATCCCGATCAGGATCCGCCGGCGCCCCGAGAACTTGGCCTCTCCGTGGCGTCTCGGGAGGAGGTCGATGTCCAGCTCGCCGAGCCGGTATCCCCGGGCGTGGGCGAGCACGACGAAGTAGCGGTGCCAGTCGTGCCGCAGCCTGAGGCCCGTGAGGACCTCGGCCCGAAACGCCTTCATGGAGTTGAGATCGCGCACCGGCACCTTGAAGATCGTGCGCGCGAGCCGGTTATAGACGGACGAGATGAAGTGCTTCTCGTAGCGGCCCATCTTGCGGCCCGCGACGAGGTCGTAGCCCTCGTCCAGCTTCGCCGCGAAGCGCGGGATCTCCTCGGTCGAATGCTGCAGGTCCGCGTCGAAGAGGACGAGATACTCGCCGCGGGCGGCTTCGGCGGCCGTGAGCATCGCCTCCGTCTTCCCCAGGTTCGCCCGGTGCCGAAGTACGACGGCTGCGCCGCCCAGCCCCGCCCGCGCGGCCGCCTCCTCGGCGGCTTCGGCCGTCCCGTCGCCGGAACCGTCGTCCACGAGGACGACCTCGGCCGCGAGGTCGTGCTTCGCGAACGTCGCCGCGAGTTCCGCGAACAGCTCGGGCATGTTCTCGGCTTCATCGTACGCCGGGACGAGCACCGAGATTGCCGGATCGCTCATACGCGCCTGCGCAGCCGCGCCGCGAGGATCCCGAGCTGGTCCCGGTACTTCGCCACCGTGCGGCGCGCGATCCGGACTCCCGTCTTCTGCAGGCGGGCGGTGATCTCGTGGTCGCTGAGCGGCGCCGTCGGGTCCTCCTCCGCCACCAGCTTGCGGATCCGGGCGCGCACGCCCTCCGACGACACGTCTTCTCCGGCGTGCGTCGAATAGCCCCCTGAAAAGAAGAACTTGAGCGGATAGAGTCCGCGCGGCGTCTGCACGTACTTGCCGTTCGTCACGCGAGAGACGGTGGACTCGTGCATCTCGATGTGTTTGGCCACGTCACGAAGCGTGAGCGGACGCAGGTGTTCGACGCCCTTCTCGAAGAACTCGTGCTGCCGTTCGACGATGAAGTCCATCACACGCAGCATCGTCTGCCGGCGCTGCTCGATCGCCTGGATCAGCCACCGGGCGCTGTTCAGCCTCTCCGAGATGAACGCCTTGTTTTCCCCCTGGAATCGGGCGCGATCCGCGGCCATGTCGCGGTAGACGGGCGAGAGCTTGAGCCGGGGCAGCGAGGTGTCGGCGTGCGAGACGCGATACCGCCGCTCGACCTTCTCCACCGTGAGATCCGGGATCACGTAGGACTCCGATGCGTCCGCGTACCGGAGACCCGGCTTGGGATCGAGCTTTGCGATCTCGTCCGCCGCGGTCTGCACCTCGCGCGGCGTGATCCCGAATTCGTCCGCCAGCTCCGGCCACCGGCGGTTCGCGAGGTCATCGAAGTGTCCGTCGACGATGCGCCAGGCCAGCGACGCCTCCCGCCCGCGGTCCCGCAACTGCAGCAGAAGCGTCTCGCGCAGGTCCCGCGCCGCCACGCCGCTCGGTTCGAAGGACTGGATGCGGGCGAGCATCTCCTCGACCGCCTCCCGCGAAACGGCTCCCGCCGCGTCCGGCGGATCCTCGCGCCGTTCGTCCCGCCGTCCCTCCAGCGCCTCGACGATCCGGTCGAGCGAGCATGAGAGGAACCCGTCACGGTCGACGTTGCCGATGATCTCTTCGCCGATCCGCAGCTCCCGCTCGCCGAGACGGAGCAGATTCAACTGCTCGTGGAGGTGGTCCCAGAGACTCCGCGTGGCGACCGCCGCGGGCGCGTAGTACTCCCGGTCCCCGTACTCTTCGGGCGGCCCGCCCGCATCGAAGTCATCGAGCAGGACATCCTCCCAATCCACTTCCTCCGCCTCATCCGCGGGGCCGTCTTCCGGGTCTTCGGACAGAGCGTCACGCAGATCGTCGCCGTCGTCGGGCTCCTCTCCGGGTTCCACGAGCTCGAGGAACGGGTTGTCGACGAGCGCCTGCCGCAGGTGGCCCTGAAGGTCGAGCAGCGGCATGTGCAGGAGGTCCATCGCCTGGTAGAGGCGAGGCTGCGCCTTCTGTTCCTGCCGCAGGTGAAGGCCCGCGGCGAGACTCGGCCGTCCCGTTGCCATGTTCAGAGCCTGAAGTCCTCCCCGAGGTACAGTTGGCGGGCCTCCGGATCGTTCACGAGGTGATCCGCCTCGCCCTGCACCAGGATCTTGCCTTCGAACAGGAGGTATGCGCGGTCCGTGATCGACAGCGTCTCGCGTACGTTGTGGTCGGTGATGAGCACCCCCAGACCCCTTTCACGCAGGCCCCGCACGATGCGCTGGATGTCGTCGATCGCAATCGGATCGACCCCGGTGAAGGGCTCATCGAGCAGCAGAAACTTGGGCCGGGTCGCCAGCGCCCGGGTAATTTCCAGGCGCCGCCGCTCCCCGCCCGAAAGCGAATAGGCCTTGTTCGCCCGAAGGTGCTTGATGGACAGTTCGTCGAGCAACTCCTCCAGGCGGTCGCGCCGCTCCTCCCGCGACATCTTGATGGTCTCGAGGATCGCCATCACGTTCTGCTCGACCGTGAGCTTCTGGAAGACCGACGCCTCCTGCGGGAGGTAGCCGATCCCGGCTCGCGCCCGCCGGTACATGGGCCAGTTCGTAAGTTCGTCGCTGTCGAGGTAGACGCGTCCCTCATCCGCCTTGAGCAGGCCGACGATCATGTAGAAGGTCGTCGTCTTCCCCGCGCCGTTGGGGCCGAGCAGCCCGACGACCTCTCCCTGGCGCACCTCGATCTCCACCTGGTTCACGACGCAGCGACGCTTGAAGGAGCGGACGAGGCCTTCGGCCCGTAGTACACTGCTCAACAGGATCTCCTGGGTCTGAGGGCCGGAGAGGCGCCGGACGTCACGCGCCGCTCCCGTCCCGGTTGGCCGGTACGCAGGGCAAGCTCCGTGAGAGAGCGTCCGCGCCGGCGCAGGGTGTCCGGAGGTGTGCCGACCGTATCGGGTGGCGCCACCGTGCTGTCGGTCACGGCCGCGCTGTCGGGCCGGACGTCCGACGTGTCCCGGGGCGCACCGAGCGAATCGCCCGCGGCAGCAGCTCCGGTACTGTCGGCCACGGCCGCCACGCTGTCGGCCACGGCCGCGCTGTCCGCCGGCGACGGTGTCCCGAACGTCTCCCGCGGTTCCAGAAAGGCGCCGATGGCGTGTTCCCCTTCGACCCCCGTGGGCTCTCCCGCGTCGAAATCCACCTGAAGTCGCCGCGCCACGATGTAGTTCAGCGAAGGTCGTGTGCTCGTCGTCGAATCCCGGACCATTCTGTAGAAGGCGCTGGCGTTCCCGTCGACCACGAGTTGCCGCATGAAGGGATCGGGCGCGAGCGATGGGTCCGCAACCGGCGTTTCGGAACGTTCGAAGATCGCGACGAGGGTATCGCCGCGCGCCCAGTTCGCAGAGCCATCGGTCGGGAGTTCAATCTCCTCGGGCTCCTCGGCCTCTGCCGGCTCACCGTCCTCGGCCGCCACTTCGGTCGTGTCCGCGCCGGCTTCAGCGGAGTCCGCCGGGGCGGGGGCGGCGGCGGAGTCGGCCGGGGTGGGGGCTGCCGAGTCCGCCGGGACAGGGGCTGCCGCTGAGTCGGCCGGCGCGAGGGCTGCGGCGGTGTCTGCGGGAGCGGGAGCTGCCGCGGTATCCCGGGCCGCGGCGGAGTCGGTAGGCGTAAGGGCTGCGGCGGTGTCCTGGGCCGCGGTCGTCGAATCGCTGGCGGGCGGATCGGTGGCCGTGACGTCGACGGCGGCCGAATCGGCGGCCGTCGTATCCGCAGTCGCCGGCTCCGGTGCGGGCGGTGGCACCCAGGACGAGTCGCGCTGGACGGCGACGGCACCGCCGAACGCATACGCCGTGTCGATCTGGCTC
This sequence is a window from Candidatus Palauibacter polyketidifaciens. Protein-coding genes within it:
- the lptB gene encoding LPS export ABC transporter ATP-binding protein, which gives rise to MSSVLRAEGLVRSFKRRCVVNQVEIEVRQGEVVGLLGPNGAGKTTTFYMIVGLLKADEGRVYLDSDELTNWPMYRRARAGIGYLPQEASVFQKLTVEQNVMAILETIKMSREERRDRLEELLDELSIKHLRANKAYSLSGGERRRLEITRALATRPKFLLLDEPFTGVDPIAIDDIQRIVRGLRERGLGVLITDHNVRETLSITDRAYLLFEGKILVQGEADHLVNDPEARQLYLGEDFRL
- a CDS encoding glycosyltransferase, translated to MSDPAISVLVPAYDEAENMPELFAELAATFAKHDLAAEVVLVDDGSGDGTAEAAEEAAARAGLGGAAVVLRHRANLGKTEAMLTAAEAARGEYLVLFDADLQHSTEEIPRFAAKLDEGYDLVAGRKMGRYEKHFISSVYNRLARTIFKVPVRDLNSMKAFRAEVLTGLRLRHDWHRYFVVLAHARGYRLGELDIDLLPRRHGEAKFSGRRRILIGMLDMVSVWFQLVFGRKPLLFFGTSGLAMIAAGCATGLAALVLRFGFGLGYRPLLTLVLLLVVGGLLLFILGFLAETMAQLRDEIEDLKRSGPQ
- the rpoN gene encoding RNA polymerase factor sigma-54 produces the protein MATGRPSLAAGLHLRQEQKAQPRLYQAMDLLHMPLLDLQGHLRQALVDNPFLELVEPGEEPDDGDDLRDALSEDPEDGPADEAEEVDWEDVLLDDFDAGGPPEEYGDREYYAPAAVATRSLWDHLHEQLNLLRLGERELRIGEEIIGNVDRDGFLSCSLDRIVEALEGRRDERREDPPDAAGAVSREAVEEMLARIQSFEPSGVAARDLRETLLLQLRDRGREASLAWRIVDGHFDDLANRRWPELADEFGITPREVQTAADEIAKLDPKPGLRYADASESYVIPDLTVEKVERRYRVSHADTSLPRLKLSPVYRDMAADRARFQGENKAFISERLNSARWLIQAIEQRRQTMLRVMDFIVERQHEFFEKGVEHLRPLTLRDVAKHIEMHESTVSRVTNGKYVQTPRGLYPLKFFFSGGYSTHAGEDVSSEGVRARIRKLVAEEDPTAPLSDHEITARLQKTGVRIARRTVAKYRDQLGILAARLRRRV